A single Drosophila miranda strain MSH22 chromosome XR, D.miranda_PacBio2.1, whole genome shotgun sequence DNA region contains:
- the LOC117186473 gene encoding G2/mitotic-specific cyclin-B-like, whose amino-acid sequence MYCGADDHASNNMDEVQLDRPTVPSNEAAPKRAFLGALQNCGDIVKPSTIIRPAIKDIDAKDGGRLVLVSEYANEIHDHLYKLEAEQPIRNNHLAGHSEIDHKMRAILIDSINQMHWGFQFKAETFQLTVAIIDRYLQAVQNTERDNLQLVGVTALIIAAKYEETVQKNINHFVSITDETYSASEIRAMELQILRAIDYNLSRPLPINFLRRFTKAAGAQREHHIMSKYFVELASLDYDLASRKPSEIAAAALFLSLHLLNGNHLAGTGFNDQLWTPTLAHYSRYTAAHLRPITRQIAKLAREAPQAELQALHKKHQGLQFFEIANRPELSGPLINSIVGQNN is encoded by the coding sequence ATGTATTGCGGGGCTGACGATCACGCCTCGAATAATATGGACGAGGTCCAGCTGGATAGACCGACAGTGCCCTCGAATGAGGCAGCCCCGAAACGTGCTTTTCTGGGCGCTCTACAGAACTGCGGGGACATCGTGAAGCCATCGACAATCATTCGGCCCGCCATCAAAGACATCGACGCCAAGGACGGGGGGCGCCTCGTGCTCGTCTCGGAGTATGCCAACGAAATCCACGACCATCTGTACAAGCTGGAGGCCGAGCAGCCGATCCGCAACAACCACCTGGCCGGCCATAGCGAAATCGACCACAAGATGCGTGCCATTCTGATCGACTCGATCAACCAGATGCATTGGGGGTTCCAGTTTAAGGCCGAAACCTTCCAGCTGACCGTGGCCATCATCGATCGCTATCTGCAGGCGGTCCAGAACACGGAGCGCGACAACCTGCAGCTGGTGGGCGTGACGGCCCTCATCATTGCCGCCAAATACGAGGAGACGGTCCAGAAAAACATTAACCACTTTGTCTCCATCACCGATGAAACCTACTCGGCCAGTGAGATCCGCGCGATGGAGCTGCAGATCCTCCGGGCCATCGATTACAATTTGTCGCGTCCGCTGCCGATTAATTTCCTGCGGCGCTTCACGAAGGCCGCTGGGGCCCAACGTGAGCACCACATCATGTCCAAGTATTTTGTGGAATTGGCTTCACTTGACTACGATTTGGCCAGTCGCAAGCCATCAgagattgctgctgctgctctgttCCTGTCGCTGCACTTGCTCAATGGCAACCACCTCGCCGGCACTGGCTTCAACGACCAGCTCTGGACACCGACTCTGGCTCACTACTCCCGCTACACGGCCGCCCACCTGCGGCCCATCACGCGGCAGATCGCCAAGTTGGCGCGCGAGGCACCGCAGGCGGAGCTGCAGGCCCTCCACAAAAAACACCAAGGCTTGCAGTTCTTTGAGATCGCAAACAGGCCCGAGCTGAGCGGCCCCCTGATTAACTCCATTGTGGGCCAAAACAACTAA